Proteins encoded within one genomic window of Pseudomonas cannabina:
- a CDS encoding sialidase family protein yields MRVISRNLTAWSAGLIVVAVFVSAWLSHPLHRIAGFAVNPAPVGTESLPPKASYSSRFASSDLDDFVHSSAVTALPGGDLMSVWFAGSREGAGDVEIRTSRFDARTEEWGGEQVLATRQSTQTGTGKYIRKLGNPVIALAPDNRLWLFYVSVSVGGWAGSSVNAMVSSDMGASWSPPRQLVTSPFLNISTLVRGAPVFHADGSIGLPVYHEFLGKFAEYLYLSANGEVIDKFRISRGKNSLQPTVVPLDEQRGVALLRYAGETFHRVLASRTEDGGQTWSEPYPLTPSNPNSSLAAVGVPGKGLLVALNDLREGRFKLSLYSTDEQMTVWRPLPDLDKSPDPLGTPFSLEAYKEVIGEGFRASSGVRRQPMEAEFLSNLDQRVCSSDGCDFEYEYPYFIRSPDGLYHLVYSWNNTFIKHVSFNEAWLAEQLL; encoded by the coding sequence ATGCGAGTTATTTCCCGAAACCTGACTGCATGGAGCGCAGGCCTGATCGTTGTAGCAGTGTTTGTCAGTGCGTGGCTGAGCCACCCGCTGCACCGTATTGCCGGTTTTGCCGTGAACCCGGCGCCGGTTGGCACCGAGAGTCTGCCACCCAAGGCGTCTTACAGTTCGCGCTTCGCGTCCTCGGACCTGGACGATTTCGTGCACTCGTCAGCGGTCACCGCGCTGCCTGGCGGCGACCTGATGTCGGTGTGGTTCGCCGGTTCCCGCGAAGGCGCAGGCGACGTCGAGATTCGCACCTCGCGATTCGATGCACGCACTGAAGAATGGGGTGGCGAGCAGGTGCTGGCGACCCGCCAATCGACCCAGACCGGCACCGGCAAGTACATCCGCAAGCTGGGCAACCCGGTGATTGCGCTGGCCCCGGACAACCGCTTGTGGCTGTTCTACGTGTCGGTTTCGGTGGGCGGCTGGGCGGGCAGTTCGGTCAACGCGATGGTCTCCAGCGACATGGGCGCCAGCTGGTCGCCACCGCGTCAACTGGTGACCTCGCCGTTTCTGAATATCAGTACGCTGGTGCGTGGCGCGCCGGTGTTTCATGCCGACGGTTCGATCGGCCTGCCGGTGTATCACGAGTTTCTCGGCAAGTTCGCTGAATACCTGTACCTGAGCGCGAACGGCGAGGTGATCGACAAGTTCCGCATCAGCCGCGGCAAGAACTCCTTGCAACCCACCGTGGTGCCGCTCGACGAACAGCGCGGCGTGGCGTTGTTGCGTTACGCCGGTGAGACCTTCCACCGAGTGCTGGCCAGCCGCACCGAAGACGGCGGGCAGACCTGGAGCGAGCCTTATCCGCTCACGCCGAGCAACCCCAATTCCTCGCTGGCAGCGGTCGGCGTGCCGGGCAAGGGCTTGCTGGTGGCGCTCAATGACCTGCGCGAAGGCCGCTTCAAACTCAGCCTGTACAGCACCGACGAACAGATGACGGTCTGGCGGCCGCTGCCGGATCTGGACAAATCCCCCGATCCGCTGGGCACCCCGTTTTCTCTGGAAGCGTACAAGGAAGTGATCGGCGAGGGCTTTCGTGCGTCCAGTGGGGTACGTCGCCAGCCGATGGAAGCGGAGTTTCTGAGCAATCTGGATCAGCGTGTCTGTTCGTCCGACGGTTGTGATTTTGAGTACGAGTATCCGTATTTCATCCGCAGCCCGGACGGCCTGTATCACCTGGTCTATTCGTGGAATAACACCTTCATCAAACATGTCAGCTTCAACGAGGCCTGGCTGGCGGAGCAACTTTTATGA
- a CDS encoding response regulator, with protein MRLLLVEDDRAIGQGIRVALNNEGYTLDWLEDGLSALHALRSEPFDLLLLDLGLPRMDGFDLLRQLRAEELALPVLILTARDGTADRIAGLDAGADDYLVKPFDVDELKARVRALLRRSQGRAQPLLEHAGISLDPASQQVTFQGNEVPMTPMEYQLLHQLMIRPGKVVTRERLSNTLYGWQDKVESNTLEVLIHNLRKKLSTELIRTVRGVGYLLELKA; from the coding sequence ATGCGCCTGCTTCTTGTCGAGGATGATCGTGCGATTGGCCAAGGCATCCGTGTAGCCCTCAATAACGAGGGCTACACCCTTGACTGGCTCGAAGACGGCTTGAGCGCGCTGCATGCCTTGCGCAGCGAGCCGTTCGACCTGCTGCTGCTCGACCTCGGCCTGCCACGCATGGACGGCTTCGACCTGCTGCGCCAGTTGCGCGCCGAAGAGCTCGCCCTGCCGGTGCTGATCCTGACCGCCCGCGACGGCACGGCTGATCGCATTGCCGGGCTGGATGCCGGTGCCGACGATTACCTGGTCAAGCCGTTCGACGTCGACGAGCTGAAAGCCCGCGTGCGCGCCCTTCTCAGGCGCAGCCAGGGGCGCGCACAGCCGTTGCTGGAACACGCTGGCATCAGCCTCGACCCGGCATCGCAGCAGGTCACGTTTCAGGGCAATGAAGTACCCATGACGCCGATGGAATATCAGTTGCTACATCAGTTGATGATCCGCCCTGGCAAAGTGGTGACCCGCGAGCGGCTGTCCAACACCCTGTATGGCTGGCAGGACAAGGTCGAAAGCAACACCCTGGAAGTGCTGATTCACAACCTGCGCAAGAAACTGTCCACCGAGCTGATCCGCACCGTGCGCGGCGTCGGCTACTTGCTGGAGCTCAAGGCATGA
- a CDS encoding PepSY domain-containing protein, producing the protein MRKVLLISLLLASPLALAGPQCTTAEKSQWQDQAKFQEQLKAQGYQISKFKVTDGNCYEIYGFDKDKRKVEIYHDPVSGKAVKTEIK; encoded by the coding sequence ATGCGTAAAGTCCTGCTGATTTCCCTGTTGTTGGCCAGCCCGCTGGCGCTTGCCGGTCCGCAATGCACCACCGCTGAAAAATCCCAATGGCAGGATCAGGCCAAATTCCAGGAGCAGCTCAAAGCGCAGGGTTATCAGATCAGCAAGTTCAAGGTCACTGACGGCAACTGCTACGAGATCTATGGCTTCGACAAGGACAAGCGCAAGGTCGAGATCTACCACGATCCGGTCAGCGGTAAAGCGGTCAAGACCGAGATCAAGTAA
- a CDS encoding cytochrome b/b6 domain-containing protein, translated as MSRASLRLWDPLVRLFHVSIAGVFVANYFFNEAGDDWHVWLGYYAVAWLAVRVVWGFIGPTSARWSDFWPGPTRVRAHVSALIKRQPVHRLGHSPLGALVMVLMMALIFGMGLTGFLMQEVDAFWGADWPLETHEILANSLCALVVLHMAAAIVKSFQVRDNLPLSMLTGKRRPLPEDGHR; from the coding sequence ATGAGCCGGGCTTCCCTGCGCCTGTGGGACCCGCTGGTCAGGCTGTTTCACGTCTCGATCGCGGGTGTTTTCGTCGCCAATTATTTCTTCAATGAAGCGGGTGACGACTGGCACGTCTGGCTGGGCTATTACGCGGTTGCCTGGCTGGCGGTGCGAGTGGTGTGGGGATTCATCGGGCCGACCAGCGCGCGCTGGAGCGATTTCTGGCCAGGCCCGACGCGTGTGCGGGCGCACGTGAGCGCGCTGATCAAGCGTCAGCCGGTTCATCGCCTTGGCCATTCACCCTTGGGTGCGCTGGTCATGGTGCTGATGATGGCGCTGATCTTCGGCATGGGCCTGACCGGGTTTCTGATGCAAGAGGTCGATGCCTTTTGGGGCGCTGACTGGCCATTGGAAACCCATGAAATCCTCGCCAACAGCCTGTGTGCGCTGGTAGTGCTGCACATGGCCGCAGCGATAGTCAAAAGTTTTCAGGTGCGTGACAACCTGCCTTTGTCGATGCTGACAGGAAAACGACGTCCGCTGCCTGAAGATGGCCATCGCTGA